In Geminocystis sp. NIES-3708, a single window of DNA contains:
- a CDS encoding YifB family Mg chelatase-like AAA ATPase: MLARVWSATIIGVDAVKVGVEVDVSGGLPKITVVGLPDTAVQESRERVKAAIKNSGFAFPVRKITVNLTPADLRKEGPSFDLPISIGILAASEQVDPQLLGDYLFLGEMSLDGSLRPIAGVLPMAATAVKLGFKGMIVPKDNAQEAAVVQGIEVYGLSNLDEVAQFLQQPEKFFPTKFNLQAEFEPFFNNINNLKDVKGQNHARRALEIAAAGGHNLIFVGPPGAGKTMLARRLPTILPPLDFNEALQVSQIYSVAGLLKDKGSLIRERPFRSPHHSASGVALVGGGSFPKPGEISLSHFGILFLDELTEFKRNVLEFLRQPLEDGYVTISRARQSVAFPSQFTLIASTNPCPCGYFGDTIQPCTCSPRQREQYWAKLSGPLLDRIDLQVVVSRLKPEEMTRQKTGESSEIVRERVVKGREKAQDRFKNDNISFNAQMQSRHLREYCILDDMSRNLLEGAIRKLGLSARAMDRILKVSRTIADLAGDEDLKSNHLAEAIQYRTIDRMQ, from the coding sequence ATGTTAGCTAGAGTTTGGAGTGCCACCATTATCGGTGTGGATGCGGTAAAAGTCGGAGTTGAAGTTGATGTGTCGGGCGGTTTGCCAAAAATTACTGTTGTCGGTTTACCTGATACTGCCGTGCAAGAATCAAGAGAAAGGGTAAAAGCGGCTATCAAAAATTCTGGGTTTGCTTTTCCTGTACGTAAAATTACGGTTAACTTAACACCCGCAGATTTACGAAAAGAAGGACCAAGTTTTGATTTACCCATCAGTATAGGTATTTTAGCCGCTTCAGAGCAAGTTGATCCGCAATTGTTAGGAGATTATTTATTTCTGGGAGAAATGTCTCTGGATGGAAGTTTACGCCCTATTGCTGGAGTGTTGCCCATGGCCGCAACGGCAGTAAAATTAGGTTTTAAAGGGATGATTGTGCCGAAAGATAACGCCCAAGAAGCCGCCGTGGTGCAAGGGATAGAAGTTTATGGGTTAAGTAATTTAGATGAAGTAGCCCAATTTTTGCAACAACCCGAAAAATTTTTCCCTACAAAATTTAACCTTCAAGCAGAATTTGAACCATTCTTCAATAATATCAATAATTTAAAAGATGTTAAAGGACAGAATCACGCCCGTAGAGCTTTAGAAATTGCTGCAGCAGGAGGGCATAATCTTATCTTTGTAGGACCACCAGGAGCTGGTAAAACCATGTTAGCAAGGCGTTTACCAACTATTTTACCACCTTTAGATTTTAATGAAGCACTACAAGTATCGCAAATTTATTCAGTCGCTGGATTACTTAAAGATAAAGGCTCATTAATACGAGAGCGTCCATTTCGTAGTCCTCATCATTCGGCTTCTGGTGTTGCCCTTGTAGGGGGTGGCTCATTTCCAAAACCCGGAGAAATATCATTGTCACATTTTGGCATACTTTTCTTGGACGAACTCACGGAGTTTAAACGTAACGTATTAGAATTCTTACGACAACCCTTAGAAGACGGATATGTAACCATTTCAAGAGCAAGGCAATCAGTGGCTTTCCCTTCACAATTTACCCTGATAGCTTCGACGAATCCATGTCCATGTGGGTATTTCGGGGATACTATTCAACCTTGTACTTGCTCACCACGACAAAGAGAACAATATTGGGCAAAATTATCTGGTCCTTTACTTGATCGCATTGACTTACAAGTAGTAGTAAGTCGGCTAAAACCGGAAGAAATGACTAGACAAAAAACAGGTGAAAGTTCAGAAATAGTTAGGGAAAGGGTTGTAAAGGGTAGAGAAAAAGCTCAAGACCGCTTCAAGAATGATAATATCAGTTTTAATGCACAGATGCAATCACGACATTTAAGAGAATATTGTATATTAGATGATATGAGTCGTAATTTGTTAGAGGGTGCAATTCGTAAATTAGGTTTATCGGCTCGTGCGATGGATCGTATTTTAAAAGTTTCTCGTACTATTGCAGATTTAGCTGGAGATGAAGATTTAAAGAGCAATCATTTAGCTGAAGCGATACAATATCGTACCATCGATCGAATGCAATAA
- a CDS encoding peptide ligase PGM1-related protein, with the protein MTITLEEKQHFQVLQNQLKNYWQEGDILDDDDQDILVIPSFSIDQKVGKKVVGFLHYEERLLFSLIRLRNPHTRLIYITAQPLSPIIIDYYLQLLPGIPFSHARERLLLLTTYDSSQKPLTEKILERPRLISKIKNFLRPNKSYMVCFNSTILEQKLSLKLNIPLLASSPELLYWGSKGGSREIFKNCNILYPDGSQLVYNIDDLIKEITLLLVRKTYLNKVVIKLNEGFSGEGNAVLDVSGISHLFLNDLSLEKKQNLVAQIIHEAKLQGLGDTWLTFCDRIPELGVIVEEFIEGEIKFSPSMQGYITPSGKVEIISTHDQILGGEDGQIYLGCKFPAQENYRLKLQELGLKVGLELAKKGAIERFSVDFLAIKEEEKWILYAIEINLRKGGTTHPFMTLKFLTNGHYNCEDGLFYSPEEKAKYYIASDNLQKPQYHGLLPYDLMDIIAKHHLHFDSSTKTGTVFHLMGALSEFGKIGLTSIGNSLEEAEAIYNNIEAILDEETKNN; encoded by the coding sequence ATGACCATTACTTTAGAAGAAAAACAACATTTTCAAGTATTACAAAATCAGTTAAAAAACTATTGGCAAGAAGGGGATATTTTAGATGATGATGATCAAGATATTTTAGTAATTCCTTCTTTTAGTATTGATCAAAAAGTTGGCAAAAAAGTTGTCGGTTTTTTACACTATGAAGAAAGACTTTTATTTTCTTTGATTCGTTTAAGAAATCCTCATACCCGTTTAATTTATATTACTGCTCAACCTTTATCTCCAATAATTATTGACTATTATTTACAGTTATTACCAGGTATTCCTTTTTCCCACGCTAGAGAACGTTTATTATTATTAACAACCTATGATTCTTCTCAAAAACCTTTAACTGAAAAGATATTAGAAAGACCACGCTTAATAAGTAAAATTAAAAACTTTTTGCGTCCTAATAAAAGTTATATGGTCTGTTTTAATTCTACTATTTTAGAACAAAAATTATCACTAAAATTAAATATTCCTTTATTAGCTTCTAGTCCAGAATTATTATATTGGGGTTCAAAAGGTGGTAGTCGAGAAATTTTTAAAAATTGTAATATTCTTTATCCTGATGGTAGTCAATTAGTTTATAATATCGATGATTTAATTAAAGAAATTACTCTATTATTAGTCAGAAAAACTTATTTGAATAAAGTAGTAATTAAATTAAATGAAGGTTTTTCAGGAGAAGGAAATGCTGTTTTAGATGTTAGTGGTATTTCTCACTTATTTTTAAATGATTTAAGTTTAGAAAAAAAACAAAATTTAGTTGCTCAAATTATCCATGAAGCTAAATTACAAGGTTTAGGCGATACATGGCTTACTTTTTGTGATCGCATTCCCGAATTAGGGGTTATTGTGGAAGAATTTATCGAAGGAGAAATAAAATTTTCCCCCAGTATGCAGGGTTATATAACACCTAGCGGAAAAGTCGAAATAATTTCGACTCATGATCAAATTTTAGGGGGAGAAGATGGACAAATTTATCTAGGTTGTAAATTTCCAGCCCAAGAAAATTACCGTTTAAAATTACAAGAATTAGGATTAAAAGTGGGTTTAGAATTAGCAAAAAAAGGGGCAATAGAAAGGTTTTCTGTGGACTTTTTAGCTATAAAAGAAGAAGAAAAATGGATATTATACGCCATAGAAATTAACCTAAGAAAAGGTGGTACAACTCACCCATTTATGACGTTAAAATTCTTAACCAATGGTCATTATAATTGTGAAGATGGTTTATTTTATAGTCCTGAAGAAAAAGCTAAATATTATATAGCTTCCGATAATTTACAAAAACCTCAATATCATGGATTATTACCCTATGATTTAATGGATATTATTGCTAAACATCATTTACATTTTGATAGTAGCACCAAAACAGGAACAGTTTTTCATTTGATGGGTGCATTATCAGAATTTGGTAAAATAGGTTTAACCAGTATTGGTAATTCCTTAGAAGAAGCAGAGGCTATTTACAATAATATTGAGGCTATTTTAGATGAAGAAACAAAAAATAATTGA
- the hisIE gene encoding bifunctional phosphoribosyl-AMP cyclohydrolase/phosphoribosyl-ATP diphosphatase HisIE, with product MSINPSIPLSQSIPVDKISYNEQGLVPAITQDYLDGTVLMMAWMNEESLQKTLSTGEAWYWSRSRQELWHKGATSGHIQKIKTIRYDCDSDALLLSIEQIGDVACHTGERSCFHQIDHSKSAPPADTLSELFKLICDRKEHPVEGSYTCKLYEGGDNKILKKIGEEAAEVVMACKDDNPEEIAGEIADLFYHSLVALAYHQVNLRDVYKKLQERRR from the coding sequence ATGTCTATTAATCCTTCCATTCCTCTAAGTCAATCAATCCCCGTTGATAAAATTAGCTACAATGAACAAGGATTAGTACCTGCTATTACTCAAGATTATCTCGACGGCACAGTATTAATGATGGCATGGATGAATGAAGAATCATTGCAAAAAACGTTAAGCACGGGAGAAGCATGGTATTGGAGTCGCTCTCGTCAAGAATTATGGCATAAAGGAGCAACTTCTGGACATATTCAAAAAATAAAAACTATTCGCTACGATTGTGATAGTGATGCTTTATTATTAAGTATTGAGCAAATTGGGGATGTCGCTTGTCATACTGGCGAAAGAAGTTGCTTTCATCAAATTGATCACTCTAAATCTGCACCTCCTGCGGATACTTTATCAGAATTGTTTAAATTGATTTGCGATCGCAAAGAGCATCCAGTAGAAGGTTCTTACACTTGTAAGTTGTATGAAGGTGGAGATAATAAAATCCTCAAAAAAATTGGTGAAGAAGCCGCAGAAGTCGTTATGGCTTGTAAAGATGATAACCCAGAAGAAATTGCGGGAGAAATTGCTGATTTGTTTTATCACTCATTAGTTGCTTTAGCTTATCATCAAGTTAATTTAAGAGATGTTTATAAAAAATTGCAAGAAAGAAGACGTTAA
- a CDS encoding Uma2 family endonuclease, with amino-acid sequence MVTILTKPIAENIILLNHVSWETFNRLLEELGDQRNQLLSYYLGNLEIMSPLGEHENNNRFIDDIIRAIADELNINLKKFGSLTLKSNQEKQAVEPDSCYYINNEPLVRNKQHIDLDTDPPPDLVLEIDITSASLNKLPIYATLKVPEIWRYNGQKLTIFCFNSETNSHQQCPKSKIFSWLNLDFIPQLINQSLNIGETATLKQFRQCIKDNIDHIQ; translated from the coding sequence ATGGTTACTATTTTAACAAAACCTATTGCCGAAAATATCATCTTATTAAATCATGTTAGTTGGGAAACTTTTAATCGTCTTCTTGAGGAATTAGGAGATCAAAGAAATCAACTTTTAAGTTATTATTTAGGTAATTTAGAAATTATGAGTCCTTTAGGTGAACATGAAAATAACAATCGTTTTATTGATGATATAATTCGAGCAATTGCTGATGAACTTAATATTAATTTAAAAAAATTTGGCTCACTTACATTAAAATCTAATCAGGAAAAACAAGCCGTTGAACCCGACTCTTGTTATTATATAAATAATGAGCCTTTAGTGAGAAATAAACAACATATTGACTTAGACACTGATCCTCCTCCTGATTTAGTTTTAGAGATTGATATTACCAGTGCTTCATTAAATAAATTACCGATTTATGCTACTTTGAAAGTGCCTGAAATTTGGCGTTATAATGGTCAAAAATTAACTATATTTTGCTTTAATTCTGAAACTAATAGTCATCAACAATGCCCCAAAAGTAAAATATTTTCTTGGCTAAATTTAGATTTCATTCCCCAACTAATTAACCAAAGTTTAAACATCGGAGAAACAGCTACTTTAAAACAATTTCGTCAGTGCATAAAAGATAATATTGATCATATTCAATAA
- a CDS encoding SWIM zinc finger family protein — MINRQWWVEKWLELLDSYRFKKRLERARNYSREGNVLNIEFKQSQLIAQVQGTEEEPYKVTLALDAFSDEDWGYVIMSMSEKAILAAQLLVGEMPSEIEQVFIKNGLSLFPFNLTDVKSRCTCPDKANPCKHIGAVYYQLADRFSEDPFIIFQLRGRSKEQILEALRVSRSHQLSGKMLQPEMLGKIKSIPKRKSHTNKTAAPLTIDNFWEYEEGLDSSLVVIVPLTENKTILDVLGDIPLSYNDSQAVMQYLTQVYNTIPNKAMAIALNN; from the coding sequence ATGATTAATAGACAATGGTGGGTAGAAAAATGGCTAGAATTATTAGATTCTTATCGTTTTAAAAAAAGGTTAGAAAGAGCTCGTAATTATTCCAGAGAAGGTAATGTTTTAAATATCGAATTTAAACAATCTCAATTAATCGCACAAGTGCAAGGCACGGAAGAAGAACCTTATAAGGTAACATTAGCATTAGATGCTTTTTCTGATGAAGATTGGGGATATGTGATTATGAGTATGTCAGAAAAGGCTATTTTGGCAGCTCAACTATTAGTAGGAGAAATGCCTTCAGAAATAGAACAAGTTTTTATTAAAAATGGTTTAAGTTTATTCCCTTTTAATTTAACTGATGTAAAATCCCGTTGCACTTGCCCTGATAAAGCCAATCCTTGTAAACATATTGGTGCAGTTTATTATCAATTAGCAGATCGTTTTAGTGAAGACCCTTTTATTATATTTCAGTTACGTGGTAGAAGTAAAGAACAAATTTTAGAGGCATTGCGAGTCTCTCGTAGTCATCAGTTATCGGGAAAAATGCTACAACCAGAAATGTTAGGAAAAATCAAGTCAATTCCTAAGCGCAAGAGTCATACTAACAAGACGGCTGCACCTTTAACTATCGATAACTTTTGGGAATATGAGGAAGGGTTAGATTCTTCTTTAGTAGTAATTGTGCCATTAACAGAAAATAAAACTATCTTGGATGTATTAGGAGATATTCCTCTATCCTATAATGATTCTCAGGCGGTAATGCAATATTTAACCCAAGTTTATAATACAATACCGAATAAAGCTATGGCGATCGCATTAAATAATTAG
- a CDS encoding thioredoxin family protein encodes MVLTASNMLPLGTIAPNFGLADVVSNKIISLTDFRGYKGLVIMFISHHCPFVKHIKKELANIGNDYKNKNLGVIAISSNDVINYPDDSPKNLKLMAEQEEFNFPICYDETQEIAKNYLAACTPDFYLFDSNFRLVYRGQLDDSRPSLDIPVTGKDLRNAIDALLTNQPINIEQKPSIGCNIKWKNN; translated from the coding sequence ATGGTATTAACTGCTTCTAATATGTTGCCTTTAGGTACAATTGCTCCTAATTTTGGTTTAGCTGATGTTGTCTCTAATAAGATTATTTCTTTGACAGATTTTCGAGGTTATAAAGGATTAGTAATTATGTTTATTTCTCATCATTGTCCATTTGTTAAACATATAAAAAAAGAATTAGCAAACATTGGCAATGATTATAAAAATAAAAATTTAGGTGTTATTGCTATTAGCAGTAATGATGTTATTAATTATCCTGATGATTCCCCTAAAAATCTTAAATTGATGGCAGAACAAGAGGAATTTAATTTCCCTATTTGTTATGATGAAACTCAAGAAATAGCTAAAAATTATTTAGCGGCTTGTACTCCAGACTTTTATTTATTTGATAGTAATTTTAGATTAGTATATCGTGGTCAATTAGATGATAGTCGTCCTAGTTTAGATATTCCTGTTACGGGGAAAGATTTACGCAATGCCATAGATGCTTTATTGACAAATCAACCCATAAATATAGAGCAAAAACCAAGTATTGGTTGTAATATTAAATGGAAAAATAATTAG
- the rsmA gene encoding 16S rRNA (adenine(1518)-N(6)/adenine(1519)-N(6))-dimethyltransferase RsmA: MAIRPRKQFGQHWLKSEKALNQIIIAAELKKSDRILEIGPGLGVLTERIFPYVDKLLAVEIDRDLCKKLVFKYGKIDNFLLIEGDFLDLNLTDMLTNFPAFQNYNKVVANIPYNITGPIIEKLLGTISNPRENPLESIVLLIQKEVGYRLVASPNNKVYGALSVKVQYLADCEICCDVLAKEFYPRPKVDSVVVKITPKKIKKPADNPKFLDSLIKLGFASRRKMLKNNLKSIIEPEKLTDLLSQLKINDQARAENLSVSEWIELSNLLKPIIKT; the protein is encoded by the coding sequence ATGGCAATTAGACCTCGTAAACAGTTTGGCCAACATTGGTTAAAAAGTGAAAAAGCTCTCAATCAAATTATTATAGCAGCGGAACTAAAAAAAAGTGATCGCATTTTAGAAATAGGACCAGGATTAGGTGTTTTAACAGAAAGAATATTTCCTTATGTAGATAAATTATTAGCGGTAGAAATAGATCGAGATTTATGTAAAAAATTAGTATTCAAATATGGAAAAATTGATAATTTTCTATTAATAGAAGGAGATTTTTTAGACTTAAATTTAACTGATATGTTAACAAATTTTCCTGCATTTCAAAATTATAATAAAGTTGTAGCAAATATACCTTATAATATTACAGGACCAATCATTGAAAAATTATTAGGTACTATTAGTAATCCTAGGGAAAATCCGCTAGAATCGATTGTTTTATTGATTCAAAAAGAAGTTGGTTATCGTCTTGTTGCTAGTCCAAATAATAAGGTATATGGAGCATTATCAGTCAAAGTACAATACTTAGCAGACTGTGAAATTTGTTGTGATGTTTTAGCAAAAGAATTTTATCCTCGTCCGAAAGTTGATTCTGTAGTAGTCAAAATAACCCCTAAAAAAATAAAAAAACCTGCTGATAATCCTAAATTTTTAGATAGTTTAATTAAATTAGGTTTTGCTAGTCGCAGAAAAATGTTAAAAAATAATTTAAAATCTATCATTGAGCCAGAAAAATTAACTGATTTATTATCACAATTAAAGATAAATGATCAAGCGAGAGCAGAAAATTTGAGTGTATCAGAATGGATTGAATTAAGTAATCTTTTAAAACCCATAATTAAAACCTAA
- a CDS encoding LL-diaminopimelate aminotransferase: MARINDNYLKLKAGYLFPEIARRVNTFAQENPNANIIRLGIGDVTEPLPQACRDAMIKAVEDMGDRSNFKGYGPEQGYGWLREKIAEHDFQARGCDISADEIFISDGSKCDTGNILDIFGKNNKIAVTDPVYPVYVDTNVMAGNTGDANEKGEYEGLVYLPISAENNFTAELPTEAVDLIYLCFPNNPTGAIATKEYLQSWVEYAKKHEAIILFDAAYEAFITDPSLPRSIYEIEGAKDCAIEFRSFSKNAGFTGTRCALTVVPKNLTGKANDGSKVEIWKLWNRRQSTKFNGVSYIVQRGAEAVYSEEGKLQIAELVKFYLENAQIIREELSKAGLKVYGGVNAPYVWVKTPDGLSSWDFFDKLLHNVNVVGTPGSGFGAAGEGYFRLSAFNSRENVIEAMRRITDTFNFIG; this comes from the coding sequence ATGGCTAGAATTAACGATAATTACTTAAAATTAAAAGCAGGTTACTTATTCCCTGAAATTGCAAGACGAGTCAATACTTTTGCCCAAGAAAATCCCAACGCTAATATTATCAGATTAGGTATTGGTGATGTTACTGAACCTTTACCTCAAGCCTGTCGTGATGCGATGATTAAAGCCGTTGAGGACATGGGCGATCGCAGTAATTTTAAAGGTTACGGTCCTGAGCAGGGTTATGGTTGGTTACGGGAAAAAATAGCCGAACATGATTTTCAAGCTAGAGGATGTGATATATCTGCTGATGAAATCTTTATCTCCGATGGTTCTAAGTGCGATACAGGTAATATTCTCGATATTTTTGGCAAAAACAACAAAATCGCTGTTACTGACCCCGTTTACCCCGTTTATGTTGATACCAATGTCATGGCAGGAAACACTGGAGATGCGAACGAAAAAGGAGAATATGAAGGTTTAGTCTATCTTCCCATCAGCGCTGAAAATAATTTTACCGCCGAGTTACCTACTGAAGCCGTAGATTTAATTTACCTTTGTTTTCCTAACAATCCCACAGGTGCGATCGCAACAAAAGAGTATTTGCAGTCATGGGTAGAATATGCTAAAAAACACGAAGCGATTATTTTATTTGATGCAGCTTATGAAGCATTTATTACAGATCCTAGTTTACCTCGTTCGATCTATGAAATTGAAGGAGCAAAAGATTGTGCGATCGAATTTCGCTCATTTTCCAAAAATGCAGGATTTACAGGTACACGTTGTGCGTTAACAGTCGTGCCTAAAAATTTAACAGGAAAAGCCAATGATGGCAGTAAGGTAGAAATCTGGAAACTCTGGAATCGTCGTCAATCTACTAAATTTAACGGGGTTTCTTATATTGTACAAAGAGGAGCAGAAGCAGTTTATTCTGAAGAAGGTAAGTTACAGATTGCCGAATTAGTCAAATTTTATTTAGAAAATGCCCAAATTATTCGAGAAGAATTAAGTAAAGCAGGGTTAAAAGTTTATGGAGGAGTTAACGCACCTTATGTGTGGGTAAAAACTCCTGATGGCTTATCTAGTTGGGATTTCTTTGACAAATTATTACATAATGTTAACGTAGTTGGCACACCCGGATCTGGTTTTGGTGCAGCAGGAGAAGGTTATTTCCGTCTTAGCGCTTTTAACAGTCGTGAGAATGTCATTGAAGCCATGAGACGCATTACCGATACCTTCAATTTTATTGGTTAA
- the groL gene encoding chaperonin GroEL (60 kDa chaperone family; promotes refolding of misfolded polypeptides especially under stressful conditions; forms two stacked rings of heptamers to form a barrel-shaped 14mer; ends can be capped by GroES; misfolded proteins enter the barrel where they are refolded when GroES binds): MAKSIIYNEEARRALEKGIDLLAEAVAVTLGPKGRNVVLEKKFGAPQIVNDGVTIAKEIELEDHIENTGVALIRQAASKTNDVAGDGTTTATVLAHAIVKEGLRNVAAGANPIALKRGIDKATDHLVEKIAAHARKVEDSKAIAQVGTISAGNDTEVGDMIAKAMEKVGQEGVISLEEGKSMETELEITEGMRFDKGYISPYFVTDTERMEAVFEDPFILITDKKITLVQDLVPVLEQVARQGKPLIIIAEDIEKEALATLVVNRLRGVLNVAAVKSPGFGDRRKQMLEDLAILTGGQMISEDAGLKLDTTTVDQLGTARRITITKDSTTIVAEGNEKDVKTRCDQIRRQIEESDSSYDKEKLQERLAKLSGGVAVIKVGAATETEMKDRKLRLEDAINATKAAVEEGIVPGGGTTLAHLAPDLEEWAKANLTAEQLTGALIVARALTAPLKRIAENAGQNGAVVAERVKEKDFNTGYDAANNEYVDMFSAGIVDPAKVTRSGIQNAASIAGMVLTTECIIVDKPEKDKAAAPAGGGDFDY, from the coding sequence ATGGCAAAATCTATTATTTACAACGAAGAAGCCCGTCGTGCGCTGGAAAAAGGTATTGATTTATTAGCAGAAGCAGTAGCTGTAACCCTTGGTCCTAAAGGACGTAACGTCGTTTTAGAGAAAAAATTTGGAGCTCCCCAAATCGTTAATGACGGTGTTACCATCGCTAAAGAAATTGAATTAGAAGATCACATCGAAAACACTGGAGTTGCTTTAATTCGTCAAGCGGCTTCTAAAACCAATGACGTTGCAGGTGACGGTACAACTACCGCTACTGTATTAGCTCACGCTATCGTTAAAGAAGGTTTACGCAACGTTGCCGCAGGTGCTAACCCCATCGCCCTCAAACGTGGTATTGACAAAGCTACCGATCATTTAGTTGAAAAAATCGCTGCCCACGCAAGAAAAGTAGAAGATAGCAAAGCTATTGCCCAAGTAGGTACTATTTCTGCGGGTAATGACACCGAAGTTGGTGATATGATTGCCAAAGCAATGGAAAAAGTCGGACAAGAAGGAGTTATTTCCCTTGAAGAAGGTAAATCCATGGAAACCGAGCTTGAAATTACCGAAGGTATGCGTTTTGATAAAGGTTACATTTCTCCTTACTTCGTAACCGATACCGAGCGTATGGAAGCAGTTTTTGAAGATCCTTTCATCTTAATTACTGACAAAAAAATTACTTTAGTTCAAGATTTAGTACCTGTTTTAGAACAAGTTGCTCGTCAAGGTAAGCCTTTAATCATCATTGCTGAAGACATCGAAAAAGAAGCTCTTGCAACCTTAGTTGTTAACCGTCTTCGTGGTGTTTTAAACGTTGCGGCTGTTAAATCTCCCGGATTTGGCGATCGCCGTAAACAAATGTTAGAAGATTTAGCCATCTTAACTGGTGGACAAATGATCAGTGAAGATGCAGGATTAAAACTTGATACTACTACTGTAGATCAATTAGGAACTGCTCGTCGTATTACTATCACTAAAGATAGCACCACTATTGTAGCTGAAGGTAATGAGAAAGACGTTAAAACCCGTTGCGATCAAATTCGTCGTCAAATCGAAGAGTCTGATTCTTCCTACGACAAAGAAAAATTACAAGAGCGTCTAGCTAAATTAAGCGGTGGTGTAGCAGTAATCAAAGTTGGTGCGGCTACCGAAACTGAAATGAAAGATCGTAAACTACGTTTAGAAGATGCTATCAACGCAACTAAAGCGGCAGTAGAAGAAGGTATCGTACCTGGTGGTGGTACAACTCTAGCACATTTAGCTCCTGACTTAGAGGAATGGGCTAAAGCTAATCTTACCGCTGAACAGTTAACTGGTGCTTTAATCGTTGCTCGTGCTTTAACCGCACCTTTAAAACGTATTGCTGAAAATGCTGGTCAAAATGGTGCTGTGGTAGCTGAAAGAGTTAAAGAAAAAGACTTTAACACTGGCTATGATGCGGCTAATAATGAATATGTAGATATGTTCTCTGCAGGTATTGTTGATCCTGCTAAAGTAACTCGCTCTGGTATTCAAAATGCTGCATCTATTGCAGGTATGGTATTAACTACCGAGTGTATTATCGTTGATAAACCTGAAAAAGATAAAGCTGCCGCTCCTGCCGGTGGTGGTGACTTTGATTACTAA